The following proteins come from a genomic window of Campylobacter concisus:
- the rpiB gene encoding ribose 5-phosphate isomerase B — MKIDKVFLASDHAGFELKNELKEAIKGLGYEVVDLGTNDKNSVDYPDYAHLLASKLEPNCYGVLVCGTGIGISIAANRHENVRCALCHDEFTARLAREHNNANVIAFGARVIGAGVAISAAEAFLKTEFAGGRHERRVKKIEHKAGK, encoded by the coding sequence ATGAAGATAGACAAAGTTTTCTTGGCTAGCGATCACGCTGGTTTTGAGTTAAAAAACGAGCTAAAAGAGGCTATTAAAGGGCTTGGATACGAAGTAGTTGATCTTGGTACAAACGATAAAAATAGCGTTGATTACCCTGATTATGCGCATTTGCTAGCAAGCAAGCTTGAGCCTAACTGCTACGGCGTGCTAGTTTGTGGCACAGGCATAGGCATATCAATAGCTGCAAACAGGCATGAAAACGTAAGGTGCGCCCTTTGCCACGACGAATTTACCGCTAGACTTGCCAGAGAGCACAACAACGCAAATGTCATCGCTTTTGGCGCAAGGGTTATTGGCGCAGGTGTGGCTATATCGGCGGCTGAGGCGTTTTTAAAGACTGAGTTTGCAGGCGGCAGACACGAAAGAAGAGTCAAAAAAATAGAGCATAAGGCAGGCAAATGA
- a CDS encoding DUF4139 domain-containing protein produces the protein MKKALFLVASTLALANENLIEIYTDQTIITQKFSDANSSFSAFVPEGVESESITINGDCDANANLKKISEENSPSYIKWKQEVISLNNKLEALNARGRFIEQALVGEDKSNDVTKRADEFYKFSLENIEKISAAKSELEALKENEPKSEMAGFLQLDMKFTCDPKEAMLSYMDDEAPKTLNEIYADTKNKNILIKQEILLTNPFASDVKNLKLAIYPTRYQKALAPSKFYPWYEESEAEADGYDVSKNMLRAAKVTAEVADMRVQRDENEFAKIWKIDGINLAKGESKYITYDTQKMDANFSVFADFYGSLKAYNVASFKLNDDLTPAKTQFYVNGVSVGSPSEFEMKAKDEPTQLFLGQNELIELKKERLNKFKKSSLLGKERISEEGYEISVKNNSSKSVDVTLVERVPVSADEAVKVEIKGFDKKDISKDGKVELKFSLAPKEEFKKEYSYKITKPKI, from the coding sequence GTGAAAAAAGCGCTCTTTTTAGTGGCTTCTACGCTAGCCCTTGCAAATGAAAATTTGATAGAGATCTACACAGATCAAACCATCATCACTCAAAAATTTAGTGACGCAAATAGCTCTTTTAGCGCCTTTGTGCCAGAGGGTGTGGAGAGTGAGAGCATCACTATAAATGGGGATTGTGATGCGAATGCTAATCTAAAAAAGATCAGCGAAGAAAATAGCCCAAGTTACATAAAATGGAAGCAAGAAGTTATAAGCTTAAACAACAAACTTGAGGCGCTAAATGCAAGAGGCAGGTTTATAGAACAAGCTTTGGTAGGAGAAGATAAAAGTAACGACGTGACAAAAAGAGCTGATGAGTTTTATAAATTTAGCCTAGAAAATATCGAGAAAATTTCAGCTGCTAAAAGTGAGCTTGAAGCGCTTAAAGAAAATGAGCCAAAGAGCGAGATGGCTGGATTTTTGCAGCTTGATATGAAATTTACTTGCGACCCAAAAGAGGCGATGCTTTCATATATGGATGATGAGGCGCCAAAGACGCTAAATGAAATTTATGCAGATACAAAAAACAAAAATATCTTAATAAAACAAGAAATTTTGCTCACCAACCCATTTGCCAGCGATGTTAAAAATTTAAAGCTCGCTATCTATCCGACCAGATACCAAAAGGCGCTTGCTCCAAGCAAGTTTTACCCTTGGTATGAGGAGAGCGAGGCGGAGGCTGATGGTTACGACGTTTCAAAAAATATGCTAAGAGCTGCGAAAGTCACTGCTGAGGTCGCTGATATGCGTGTGCAAAGAGATGAAAATGAGTTTGCCAAAATTTGGAAGATAGATGGGATAAATTTAGCAAAAGGCGAGAGCAAATATATAACTTACGACACGCAAAAAATGGATGCAAATTTTAGCGTTTTTGCTGATTTTTACGGCTCACTAAAGGCATATAACGTAGCTAGCTTTAAGCTAAATGATGATCTAACGCCAGCTAAAACGCAGTTTTACGTTAATGGTGTGAGTGTTGGCAGTCCAAGCGAGTTTGAGATGAAAGCTAAAGATGAGCCCACTCAGCTATTTTTGGGGCAAAACGAGCTAATCGAGCTTAAAAAAGAGCGCTTAAATAAATTTAAAAAGAGCTCGCTTCTTGGCAAAGAGCGCATAAGCGAAGAGGGCTATGAGATAAGTGTCAAAAATAATTCAAGTAAAAGTGTCGATGTCACTTTGGTGGAGCGTGTGCCAGTATCTGCCGACGAGGCGGTAAAGGTCGAGATAAAGGGCTTTGATAAAAAAGATATCAGCAAAGATGGCAAGGTGGAGCTTAAATTTAGCCTTGCACCAAAAGAGGAATTTAAAAAAGAGTACTCTTATAAGATCACAAAGCCAAAAATTTAG
- a CDS encoding site-2 protease family protein, with the protein MGFIDNIDIVKVATIVISLIIAIVGHEIAHGYVAYKFGDNTAKNLGRLSVNPIKHIDPVGTIVVPLVLYLSTGMMFGWAKPVPVNTYTVVRNGGYKAAIYVSLAGICYNVILGILSLFVLKALLNIETFEILLQFLFTLALLNLMLAIFNLYPIPPLDGFHALEYALRNFGFHALAEKLEGISRYGFVILIIILVSPLKDTIFYPTRYVLDIASSFING; encoded by the coding sequence ATGGGCTTCATTGATAACATAGATATAGTTAAAGTCGCCACTATCGTCATCTCTTTAATAATCGCTATCGTCGGTCACGAGATCGCTCACGGATATGTCGCTTATAAATTTGGCGACAACACTGCAAAAAACCTTGGCAGGCTTAGCGTAAATCCTATAAAACACATCGACCCAGTTGGCACTATCGTCGTACCGCTGGTACTTTACCTAAGCACTGGTATGATGTTTGGCTGGGCAAAACCAGTGCCTGTAAATACCTACACAGTCGTGCGAAATGGCGGCTACAAGGCAGCTATCTACGTAAGTCTAGCTGGCATCTGCTACAACGTCATCTTAGGCATCTTGTCGCTTTTTGTGCTAAAGGCTTTATTAAATATAGAAACCTTTGAAATTTTACTTCAGTTTTTATTTACGCTTGCGCTTTTAAATTTGATGCTAGCCATCTTCAACCTCTATCCGATCCCGCCACTTGATGGCTTTCACGCGCTCGAGTATGCGCTTAGAAATTTTGGCTTTCACGCACTGGCTGAAAAGCTTGAGGGCATCTCGCGATACGGCTTTGTCATCCTTATCATCATCCTCGTCTCGCCTTTAAAAGATACTATCTTTTATCCGACAAGATACGTTTTAGATATCGCAAGCTCCTTTATAAATGGCTAA
- the lepB gene encoding signal peptidase I gives MKKFFTKFYDFCSSWTGTVIIVLFVIFFIAQAFVIPSGSMKNTLLVGDFLFAKKFVYGIPTPRIPWLEVKILPELNDNGHLITGDGPARGDIVVFRYPKDEKTHFVKRCFATSEDEIVFTEKALYLRPKEGDDFIKANCRENLNGKESKFGYSCNDIAELDGKLFIKEPYRFSGIHYDENVNLFEQMIFMLNTNKDSVFMKPALISSLPQNPNFNFNAFYVKVPKDEYFMIGDNRDHSNDSRFWGSVTYKDIVGEPWFIYFSWDNNYNVRWERIGRFVDTIENDEFFTNKALKEGEVDGLH, from the coding sequence ATGAAAAAATTTTTTACTAAATTTTATGACTTTTGCTCGAGCTGGACAGGCACGGTCATCATCGTACTTTTTGTTATATTTTTCATAGCTCAAGCCTTTGTTATCCCGTCTGGTTCGATGAAAAATACGCTTTTGGTTGGTGATTTTTTATTTGCAAAAAAATTTGTTTATGGCATACCAACACCAAGAATTCCATGGCTTGAGGTAAAAATTTTACCCGAGCTAAATGACAATGGACATCTTATAACAGGTGATGGTCCGGCAAGAGGCGATATAGTCGTCTTTCGTTATCCAAAAGATGAAAAGACCCACTTTGTAAAACGCTGCTTTGCTACGAGCGAAGATGAGATAGTATTTACCGAAAAAGCCTTGTATTTGCGTCCAAAAGAGGGAGATGATTTTATAAAGGCAAACTGCCGTGAAAATTTAAATGGTAAAGAGAGTAAATTTGGCTACTCATGTAACGATATAGCCGAGCTTGATGGTAAGCTTTTCATAAAAGAGCCATATAGATTTAGCGGCATCCACTACGATGAAAATGTAAATTTATTTGAGCAGATGATTTTCATGCTAAATACAAACAAAGATAGTGTTTTTATGAAGCCAGCGCTCATTAGCTCACTACCGCAAAATCCAAATTTTAACTTTAACGCATTTTACGTAAAAGTGCCAAAGGATGAGTACTTCATGATAGGTGACAACCGCGATCACTCAAATGATAGCCGTTTTTGGGGAAGCGTGACTTACAAGGACATAGTCGGAGAGCCTTGGTTTATATATTTTAGCTGGGACAATAACTACAATGTGCGCTGGGAGCGTATCGGACGCTTTGTAGATACGATAGAAAATGACGAATTTTTCACTAACAAAGCTCTAAAAGAAGGCGAAGTAGATGGGCTTCATTGA
- the folD gene encoding bifunctional methylenetetrahydrofolate dehydrogenase/methenyltetrahydrofolate cyclohydrolase FolD, with protein MKTLDGKAVSLKVKESVKVRAEELKKFGVEPTLAVILVGEDKASQTYVRAKEKACNEYGIKSVAHRLSENTTQAELLALINVLNLDDSIHGILVQLPLPKHIDTNTVLATIDPAKDVDGFHAVNVGKLVSGLDGFVPCTPLGVMEILKEYDIEVAGLNAVVIGRSNIVGKPMANLLLNASATVTVTHSKTKNLKEICKNADLIVAAIGKPFFLKADMVKDGAVVVDVGINRLDDGRLVGDVDFDEVAPKCSYITPVPGGVGPMTIAMLLNNTILAAQAKITSQKRA; from the coding sequence ATGAAAACTTTAGACGGCAAAGCCGTATCTTTAAAGGTTAAAGAAAGCGTAAAAGTAAGAGCTGAAGAACTAAAAAAATTTGGCGTAGAACCAACCCTAGCTGTTATCTTAGTAGGCGAAGACAAAGCATCTCAAACATACGTTAGAGCCAAAGAAAAAGCTTGCAACGAATACGGCATAAAAAGCGTAGCTCACCGTCTAAGCGAAAATACAACCCAAGCAGAGCTTCTAGCGCTTATAAATGTGCTAAATTTAGACGATAGCATCCATGGAATTTTAGTACAGTTGCCACTTCCAAAACATATAGATACAAACACCGTTTTAGCAACGATCGATCCAGCAAAAGACGTAGATGGCTTTCACGCTGTAAATGTCGGCAAACTTGTTAGCGGCCTTGATGGCTTTGTGCCTTGCACACCGCTTGGCGTGATGGAAATTTTAAAAGAGTATGACATAGAAGTAGCTGGGCTAAACGCGGTTGTTATAGGTAGAAGTAATATCGTTGGCAAACCTATGGCAAATTTGCTTTTAAACGCGTCAGCAACCGTTACCGTGACTCACAGCAAGACTAAAAATTTAAAAGAAATTTGCAAAAATGCCGACCTCATCGTCGCAGCCATTGGTAAGCCATTTTTCTTAAAGGCTGACATGGTAAAAGATGGCGCAGTAGTCGTTGATGTGGGCATAAATAGACTTGATGATGGCAGGCTTGTAGGCGATGTGGACTTTGACGAGGTCGCACCAAAATGCTCATACATCACGCCTGTTCCTGGGGGCGTTGGTCCGATGACCATAGCCATGCTTTTAAACAACACCATCCTTGCAGCTCAAGCTAAGATAACTAGCCAAAAAAGAGCCTAA
- the hemL gene encoding glutamate-1-semialdehyde 2,1-aminomutase: MTNKEAFNEAKKYIPGGVNSPVRAFGSVGGEPVMIDHAKGAYLYDVEGKKYLDFIQSWGPLIFGHCDKDIEEAIISAVKQGVSYGAPSPKETALAKLICDEFKQIDKIRFVSSGTEATMSAIRVARGYAKKDGLIKFEGCYHGHSDALLIKAGSGATTYGNASSSGVPQDVVKNTYLAVYNDIESVKAIFENNKDKIGVVIIEPIAGNMGLVPADKKFLRELRALCDKFGAVLILDEVMSGFRASRLGSYPFHEVGADIITFGKVIGGGMNVAAFGGKAEIMDCLSPEGAVYQAGTLSGNPVAMSAGIAAISKINSDPDLYARLEKLATKLMNGFKEAAKSAGITIQTDVRGSMFGYFFTDHAVKNYEDALKSDTKLFAKFHQAMLKRGIYLAPSQFETGFICDAMSEADIDLAINAAKDAFLEIKA, translated from the coding sequence ATGACAAATAAAGAGGCATTTAATGAAGCCAAAAAATATATCCCAGGTGGCGTAAATTCGCCTGTTCGTGCATTTGGCAGCGTTGGTGGTGAGCCTGTAATGATCGATCACGCAAAGGGAGCTTATCTATACGACGTCGAGGGTAAAAAATATCTTGACTTTATCCAAAGCTGGGGACCGCTAATCTTTGGCCACTGCGACAAAGATATAGAAGAAGCTATCATCTCTGCTGTAAAACAAGGCGTATCTTACGGCGCGCCATCTCCAAAAGAGACAGCTCTTGCAAAGCTAATATGTGATGAGTTTAAACAAATAGATAAAATTCGCTTCGTAAGCTCTGGCACAGAGGCCACTATGAGCGCTATCAGAGTGGCTAGAGGATATGCTAAAAAAGATGGACTAATAAAATTTGAAGGCTGCTATCACGGACACAGCGATGCACTTCTTATAAAAGCAGGAAGTGGCGCTACGACATACGGCAACGCTTCAAGCAGCGGCGTGCCACAAGATGTTGTGAAAAACACTTATCTAGCAGTTTATAACGATATCGAGAGCGTAAAAGCCATCTTTGAAAACAATAAAGACAAAATCGGCGTCGTCATAATCGAGCCAATTGCAGGAAATATGGGGCTTGTGCCAGCTGATAAGAAATTCTTACGTGAGCTTAGAGCGCTTTGCGATAAATTTGGCGCTGTGCTTATCCTTGATGAGGTTATGAGTGGCTTTAGAGCCTCACGCCTTGGCTCATATCCATTTCACGAAGTGGGCGCTGATATTATAACATTTGGTAAGGTTATAGGCGGAGGCATGAACGTTGCTGCATTTGGCGGTAAGGCTGAAATTATGGACTGCTTAAGCCCAGAGGGTGCTGTATATCAAGCAGGCACGCTAAGTGGCAACCCAGTGGCTATGAGCGCTGGTATAGCGGCTATTTCTAAGATAAATAGTGATCCAGATTTATACGCTAGACTCGAAAAGCTTGCTACAAAACTAATGAACGGCTTTAAAGAAGCTGCAAAAAGCGCTGGCATCACCATCCAAACTGATGTTCGTGGCTCGATGTTTGGCTACTTTTTTACAGATCACGCTGTGAAAAACTACGAGGATGCGCTAAAAAGCGACACAAAACTCTTTGCTAAATTTCACCAGGCGATGCTTAAGCGCGGAATTTATCTAGCACCTAGTCAGTTTGAGACTGGATTTATTTGCGATGCGATGAGTGAAGCCGACATTGATCTAGCTATAAATGCAGCTAAAGATGCATTTTTAGAGATAAAAGCCTAA
- a CDS encoding AtpZ/AtpI family protein, with product MAKLKVKDIVVGAEQLSLGISMVVAVVIGTGLGYLVKKATNFTPALWIGFAIGIAAAILNVYKAYKAQIKSLDELKDESRYKGYTKDDDEDD from the coding sequence ATGGCAAAGTTAAAAGTAAAAGATATCGTAGTTGGTGCTGAGCAGCTAAGTCTTGGTATCTCGATGGTTGTGGCTGTGGTAATCGGCACTGGACTAGGATATCTTGTAAAAAAGGCTACAAATTTTACGCCAGCACTTTGGATAGGCTTTGCTATCGGTATTGCAGCTGCTATTTTAAATGTCTATAAAGCTTACAAAGCACAGATAAAAAGCCTAGATGAGCTAAAAGATGAAAGCAGATACAAAGGCTACACAAAAGACGATGATGAGGATGATTAG
- a CDS encoding MFS transporter yields MASSFRIIRSMGPLFLGMSLLFIGNGLVIASCSALLKQNGVGELEIGLINTGFFVGALISTITAHRVISTTGHIRAFAIFSAIFAVSAMLHAVNQNLVFWAILRAFLGYCYYALLMVIESWLNAKIPNKIRSRVIAFYEGVFYTSFGLGILILALNLNTFEIFIISAAFIMLSSIPLNLIRINQPQIPERQPINIPKIFGIVPLALVGALIAGLAINGFFSMASLFVLLQGYGTKEASFFMTVAMIGGFLAQVFIGSFSDRYGRRPAILLCSSVALISAVLFLLNGKNLTVEYLLSFFFGAGIFCTYGLSLARANDEITDKTKSVQVARALLFSYSLASLFSPLLMSYAMKIFGAFGFIYVYLVLFAGLILFALTQKTIPQHMRKEYNDRLVARTAGIATIEQNGNFADRKNKK; encoded by the coding sequence ATGGCAAGTAGCTTTAGGATCATCCGTTCGATGGGGCCGCTATTTTTGGGCATGAGTTTGCTTTTTATCGGAAATGGCCTAGTCATCGCATCTTGCAGCGCACTTCTTAAGCAAAATGGAGTGGGCGAGCTAGAGATTGGATTAATTAACACGGGCTTTTTTGTAGGTGCGTTAATTAGTACCATTACAGCTCACAGAGTCATCTCAACTACTGGCCACATTAGAGCCTTTGCCATCTTTTCAGCCATTTTTGCAGTCTCAGCTATGCTTCATGCGGTAAATCAAAATTTAGTATTTTGGGCGATATTGCGTGCATTTTTGGGATATTGCTACTACGCGCTTTTGATGGTTATAGAAAGCTGGCTAAATGCAAAAATTCCAAATAAAATAAGATCTCGCGTGATAGCCTTTTATGAAGGCGTTTTTTACACGAGTTTTGGACTTGGCATTTTGATCTTAGCACTTAATCTGAATACCTTTGAAATTTTCATCATAAGCGCAGCTTTTATCATGCTTTCAAGCATTCCATTAAATTTGATCCGTATAAATCAGCCCCAAATCCCAGAGCGTCAGCCAATAAACATCCCAAAAATTTTTGGTATCGTCCCGCTTGCTCTTGTTGGCGCGCTCATTGCAGGCTTAGCAATAAATGGCTTTTTTTCGATGGCAAGCCTTTTTGTTTTGCTTCAAGGATACGGTACAAAAGAGGCGTCATTTTTTATGACGGTTGCGATGATCGGAGGCTTTTTAGCTCAAGTTTTTATCGGTAGTTTCTCTGATAGATATGGCAGAAGGCCAGCTATTTTGCTTTGTAGTAGCGTGGCTTTAATAAGTGCGGTTTTGTTTTTACTAAATGGCAAAAATTTAACGGTTGAATATCTGCTTTCATTCTTTTTTGGGGCTGGAATTTTTTGCACATATGGACTTTCGCTCGCTAGGGCAAATGACGAGATCACAGACAAAACAAAGAGCGTGCAAGTCGCACGTGCTTTGCTATTTAGCTACTCTTTGGCTTCGCTTTTCTCGCCGCTTCTTATGAGCTATGCGATGAAAATTTTTGGAGCATTTGGCTTTATCTATGTTTATTTGGTACTTTTTGCTGGGCTTATTTTATTTGCACTAACGCAAAAGACAATACCACAGCACATGAGAAAAGAGTACAACGATAGGCTCGTTGCAAGGACGGCTGGCATCGCTACTATTGAGCAAAATGGAAATTTTGCCGATAGAAAAAATAAAAAGTAA
- a CDS encoding flagellar hook-length control protein FliK yields the protein MNISNTSVQTGQNAIQNVPVRKNEGSLFKNQPSVQTPSEQSISETLDNVGKLVARVLDDLKSASSLSKAEQILSQAKDTKIAPNLVGELSDLAKSLEAEATQNESPEIKNLALKLKEFLKPIADLKAGSLNDQIKNSGVMLEANLKDALSPEKLPSSVQKLLSDIKNLSSGNLLNQILTLNDEKLDNQNSFSKLASILEKAGSDAKNILDNSNIKTLLKDVDKLDNVVKFLDKNFSKDQNGELVKNQIGKMQNFISNLSEKVASLANEKLNQNFGFSQNHKELKTILDSIKNDLKTLNNIGDEVGLVKAFNEMSDVSKDGSLQDKLQSAARRLAHSLSLADAKASLAKNELSESKALLKQLNLATNDINNITTKNSSEISKVLSQDIKSTLLNISEKSQNPQSVNAANKMISQIEMHQMISSLQGGIQTYMPYIWDGVEGGNIAFKQGKKDKFYAQIDLNFKKFGQINVMVGLIDKRYIDLSVATQTNDFKELILSNSSELKQAISKLGLIVSNFNIKTLSKVKLNDRFKKFGGLDVGFDKKI from the coding sequence TTGAATATATCAAACACTTCGGTTCAGACCGGGCAAAATGCTATTCAAAATGTGCCAGTTCGTAAAAATGAAGGCTCGCTTTTTAAAAATCAGCCAAGCGTACAAACGCCTAGTGAACAGAGCATTTCAGAGACACTTGATAATGTTGGAAAACTCGTTGCAAGAGTGCTTGATGATCTAAAAAGCGCTTCAAGTCTTAGCAAGGCTGAACAAATTTTATCTCAAGCAAAAGATACAAAAATCGCTCCAAATTTAGTGGGCGAGCTATCAGACCTTGCAAAAAGTTTAGAAGCAGAAGCAACGCAAAATGAAAGCCCTGAGATAAAGAACCTTGCACTAAAGCTAAAAGAATTTCTAAAACCAATAGCTGATTTAAAAGCCGGCTCACTAAATGATCAGATCAAAAACTCAGGCGTAATGCTTGAAGCAAATTTAAAAGACGCACTTAGCCCAGAAAAGCTTCCAAGCTCGGTTCAGAAGCTGCTAAGCGATATAAAAAATCTCTCAAGCGGGAATTTGCTAAATCAAATTTTAACCCTAAATGATGAAAAATTAGACAATCAAAACTCTTTTTCAAAACTTGCTTCTATACTTGAAAAAGCAGGTAGTGACGCAAAAAACATCCTTGATAACTCAAACATAAAAACCCTTTTAAAAGATGTTGATAAGCTTGATAATGTGGTTAAATTTTTAGATAAAAATTTTTCAAAAGATCAAAATGGCGAGCTAGTAAAAAATCAAATAGGCAAAATGCAAAATTTTATCTCAAATCTAAGCGAGAAAGTCGCAAGCCTAGCAAATGAAAAGCTAAATCAAAATTTTGGTTTTAGCCAAAATCACAAAGAGCTAAAAACTATCCTTGATAGCATAAAAAATGATCTAAAAACGCTAAATAACATAGGCGATGAAGTGGGGCTTGTAAAAGCGTTTAATGAGATGAGTGATGTTTCAAAGGATGGCAGCTTACAAGATAAGCTTCAAAGTGCGGCGAGACGTCTTGCTCATAGCCTAAGTCTTGCTGATGCTAAGGCAAGTTTGGCTAAAAATGAGCTAAGTGAGAGCAAGGCGCTTTTAAAGCAGTTAAATCTCGCCACAAACGATATAAATAACATTACGACTAAAAATAGCAGCGAAATTTCAAAGGTGCTAAGCCAAGATATAAAAAGTACGCTTTTAAATATTAGTGAAAAGAGTCAAAACCCGCAAAGCGTAAATGCTGCAAATAAGATGATTTCGCAGATCGAGATGCATCAAATGATATCAAGCCTTCAAGGCGGGATCCAAACTTATATGCCTTATATTTGGGACGGCGTTGAGGGTGGAAATATCGCATTTAAGCAAGGCAAAAAGGATAAATTTTACGCTCAGATCGATCTAAATTTTAAGAAATTTGGACAGATAAATGTGATGGTTGGACTTATTGATAAAAGATACATCGATCTTTCGGTGGCTACGCAAACAAATGATTTTAAGGAGCTAATCCTCTCAAACTCTAGCGAATTAAAACAAGCAATATCAAAGCTTGGACTTATAGTTTCAAACTTTAATATCAAAACTTTGTCAAAAGTAAAGCTAAATGATAGATTTAAAAAATTTGGCGGCCTTGATGTGGGCTTTGATAAGAAAATTTAA
- a CDS encoding FlhB-like flagellar biosynthesis protein, producing MQVNKKKAVALGYNRSKDNAPRVLASGAGEIANRIIDLAKEHDIPIKEDPDLIEILSKVEVDQEIPPNLYKAVAEIFSFLYKITKK from the coding sequence ATGCAAGTAAATAAGAAAAAAGCAGTAGCTCTTGGCTACAACAGATCTAAAGATAATGCTCCAAGAGTGCTGGCTAGTGGCGCTGGAGAGATAGCAAATAGAATAATTGATCTTGCAAAAGAGCATGATATACCGATCAAAGAGGATCCTGATCTTATTGAAATTTTAAGCAAGGTTGAAGTTGATCAAGAAATTCCACCAAATTTATATAAAGCTGTTGCTGAAATTTTTAGCTTTTTATATAAGATCACAAAGAAATGA
- a CDS encoding CheB methylesterase domain-containing protein, producing the protein MAQKLILIGASTGGPGHLKKLLKNVKLNGAIIVIAQHMNKMFINSFAMQIGKECGLDVEILNERKILKENTVYVCEQNIVVSPNLPISAKPNTEEKTIYTPNVDVLFKSGVGICKSANVLAILLTGIGDDGASGLDKLYKAGAKCIAENEESAIVYGMPKRAKELNQSLKSLNLTMIKKELEDFLNAIN; encoded by the coding sequence GTGGCACAAAAATTAATATTAATAGGGGCGTCTACTGGCGGGCCTGGGCATTTAAAAAAGTTATTAAAAAACGTAAAACTAAATGGGGCTATCATCGTGATAGCCCAGCACATGAATAAAATGTTTATAAACTCTTTTGCTATGCAAATTGGAAAAGAGTGTGGCTTGGATGTTGAAATTTTAAATGAGAGGAAAATTTTAAAAGAAAATACCGTATATGTCTGCGAGCAAAATATAGTGGTGTCACCAAATTTACCAATCAGCGCAAAGCCAAATACAGAGGAAAAGACTATATATACGCCAAATGTTGATGTGTTGTTTAAATCTGGAGTTGGAATTTGCAAAAGCGCAAATGTCCTAGCTATCTTGCTAACTGGCATCGGAGATGATGGTGCATCTGGGCTTGATAAGCTTTATAAGGCTGGAGCAAAATGTATAGCTGAAAATGAAGAGAGCGCGATAGTTTATGGCATGCCAAAACGTGCAAAAGAGCTAAATCAAAGCTTAAAATCATTAAATCTAACTATGATAAAAAAAGAGCTGGAGGATTTTTTAAATGCTATTAACTAA
- a CDS encoding CheR family methyltransferase, with product MLLTNDAKDTKTMQTNTSQDMDSFNEFMNVIKTLCGVDLEPKRDITLQRITIFIRDRQIKSFKDLVSMIRYNSSLRQDILNLVTVNETYFYRELPQLKDVIYYAKELGGARILCAPCSTGDESYSLAMLAYEMGFKQHEISIVGIDINSEAIASCQNGIFSERSLHRLSDFQKERFFTKVDDKFKIKKENLPRCEFKILNVFDDAIFNLGKFDIVLSRNMMIYFDDDFRLKCVERLHKLLKPDGRLYAGHADLVPYTPAYEKRFSNGTTYYLKK from the coding sequence ATGCTATTAACTAATGACGCAAAAGATACAAAAACAATGCAAACAAATACTTCACAAGATATGGATAGTTTTAATGAATTTATGAATGTTATCAAAACTCTTTGCGGAGTTGATCTGGAGCCAAAAAGAGATATCACATTGCAGCGAATTACCATTTTTATTAGAGATCGCCAGATAAAAAGCTTTAAAGATCTTGTTTCGATGATAAGATATAACTCAAGCTTGCGACAAGACATTTTAAATCTAGTAACTGTAAATGAGACTTATTTTTATAGGGAGTTGCCTCAGCTTAAAGATGTGATCTATTACGCAAAGGAGCTTGGAGGAGCTAGAATTTTGTGCGCCCCTTGCTCTACTGGAGATGAGTCATATTCGCTTGCGATGCTTGCTTATGAGATGGGATTTAAACAGCATGAAATTTCAATCGTAGGTATAGACATAAACTCAGAAGCCATAGCAAGCTGTCAAAATGGTATTTTTAGTGAGAGGAGCTTGCATAGGTTAAGCGATTTTCAAAAAGAGAGATTTTTTACAAAAGTCGATGATAAATTTAAGATAAAAAAAGAAAATTTACCAAGGTGTGAGTTTAAAATTTTAAATGTTTTTGATGATGCTATTTTTAATCTAGGAAAATTTGATATCGTGCTTTCAAGAAATATGATGATCTATTTTGATGATGATTTTAGATTAAAATGCGTTGAGAGGCTTCATAAATTGCTTAAGCCAGATGGTAGGCTTTACGCTGGGCACGCTGATCTTGTGCCTTACACTCCAGCTTATGAAAAGCGCTTTTCAAATGGAACTACCTACTATCTAAAAAAATAA